One window of Halonatronomonas betaini genomic DNA carries:
- a CDS encoding SoxR reducing system RseC family protein — protein MEEEAVVVKSLNGKAEVRLVKQSACQHCDHDCGLAGDSHEIKELEVEVENPIGAKAGQRVALEMGNKEVYFASLLVYLLPLLFMFAGYFIFGAYLPRIIEIGVEPAGMLGALTLLIISFFSLRKIDDFLKSKRSFHPKITKILSK, from the coding sequence ATGGAAGAAGAAGCAGTTGTTGTCAAGTCTTTAAACGGAAAAGCAGAGGTCAGACTGGTTAAACAATCTGCCTGTCAGCATTGTGATCATGATTGTGGACTGGCAGGGGATAGCCATGAGATTAAAGAATTAGAGGTGGAAGTTGAAAATCCAATTGGTGCAAAAGCAGGCCAGAGGGTAGCCCTGGAAATGGGGAATAAAGAGGTGTACTTTGCATCCCTTTTAGTCTATCTATTACCATTACTCTTTATGTTTGCCGGGTATTTTATCTTTGGAGCTTATCTGCCCCGAATTATTGAAATAGGAGTAGAACCAGCTGGAATGCTAGGTGCTCTAACCTTATTAATAATATCATTTTTTAGTCTCAGAAAAATTGATGATTTTCTTAAGAGCAAGAGATCATTCCACCCAAAAATTACAAAAATATTAAGCAAATGA
- a CDS encoding stage V sporulation protein S — protein MDVLKVAANSSPNSVAGALAGVLREEGGAELQAIGAGAINQAVKAVAIARGFVAPSGMDLVCIPAFTDIEIEGEERTAIKFIVEPR, from the coding sequence ATGGATGTACTGAAAGTAGCAGCAAATTCTAGTCCCAACTCTGTAGCCGGTGCTTTAGCCGGTGTTTTAAGAGAAGAAGGTGGTGCCGAGCTTCAAGCAATAGGCGCAGGAGCAATTAATCAAGCAGTTAAGGCAGTAGCAATAGCCAGAGGGTTTGTGGCTCCGTCAGGTATGGATTTAGTCTGTATTCCTGCATTTACAGATATTGAAATTGAAGGAGAAGAGAGAACAGCGATTAAATTTATTGTTGAGCCCCGCTGA
- the selD gene encoding selenide, water dikinase SelD, with the protein MADKLKLTSYSKSSGUASKLGPEELAEVLKGIDFSSNDENLIVGLENGDDAIIYRLDENRVMIQSIDFFTPVVDDPYLFGQIAAANSLSDIYAMGGKPFMAMNVVGFPNCLKGEVLNQILKGGNDKVKEAGAFIGGGHTVEDEEPKYGLAVTGLAHPDDVRANSTARIGDKLILTKPLGAGIISTAIKADMINDQAGHPAVKSMARLNANAAELMKDYNVSSCTDITGFGLIGHLNEMINGSKVGARLELNKIHYFPDTLDMMDTGMVPGGLYKNKKAFSKVVNLKNDGNENLSDLLYDPQTSGGLLIAVKPSESNSLVNQLKDSGEDAEIIGEITDEVTRITVI; encoded by the coding sequence ATGGCTGATAAACTAAAGTTAACTTCATATAGCAAATCATCTGGTTGAGCATCTAAACTTGGGCCAGAGGAACTGGCCGAGGTTTTAAAGGGTATAGATTTTAGCTCTAATGATGAGAACCTGATTGTCGGTCTAGAAAATGGTGATGATGCGATTATTTACAGGTTAGATGAAAATAGAGTTATGATCCAATCTATAGATTTTTTTACTCCTGTTGTAGATGACCCCTATTTATTTGGACAGATCGCTGCAGCAAATTCTTTGAGTGATATATATGCTATGGGAGGAAAACCTTTTATGGCAATGAATGTCGTTGGCTTCCCAAACTGTCTAAAAGGGGAAGTATTAAATCAGATATTAAAGGGTGGTAATGATAAAGTTAAGGAAGCAGGTGCTTTTATTGGCGGTGGCCATACTGTTGAAGATGAAGAACCTAAATACGGCCTGGCAGTTACCGGTTTAGCTCATCCTGATGATGTTAGGGCTAATTCAACAGCCAGAATTGGAGATAAATTAATCTTAACCAAGCCTTTAGGTGCAGGGATTATCTCAACAGCAATTAAAGCTGATATGATAAATGATCAGGCCGGCCATCCTGCTGTCAAAAGTATGGCCAGATTAAATGCAAATGCAGCAGAACTTATGAAAGATTATAATGTTAGTAGCTGCACTGATATAACAGGGTTTGGTCTAATAGGTCATTTAAATGAAATGATAAATGGGAGTAAAGTTGGAGCCAGACTGGAGCTTAATAAGATTCATTATTTTCCAGATACACTGGATATGATGGATACTGGAATGGTTCCTGGAGGCCTTTATAAAAATAAAAAGGCATTCTCTAAAGTTGTTAATTTAAAAAATGATGGTAATGAGAATCTCTCTGACTTATTATATGATCCCCAGACCTCTGGTGGGCTCTTAATTGCTGTTAAACCTTCTGAATCTAATTCCCTTGTAAATCAGCTTAAAGATAGTGGTGAAGATGCAGAAATCATTGGTGAAATTACAGATGAGGTAACAAGAATTACAGTAATATAA
- a CDS encoding DUF3343 domain-containing protein has translation MIGDEYGLISFDNTHYAIKAEKLLKDRNYSVEMRPIPPSISADCGFGVEFDIKKIKEIKKFLEKNTVQTVGYYHIIKNGNKKTIEKV, from the coding sequence ATGATTGGAGATGAATATGGTCTAATATCCTTTGACAATACTCATTATGCAATTAAAGCAGAAAAATTATTGAAAGATAGAAATTATTCAGTGGAAATGCGCCCGATTCCTCCATCAATATCAGCAGATTGTGGTTTTGGAGTTGAATTTGATATAAAAAAAATAAAAGAGATCAAAAAATTTCTTGAAAAAAACACTGTACAAACAGTGGGTTATTATCATATAATAAAGAATGGTAATAAAAAAACCATTGAAAAGGTATAA
- the udk gene encoding uridine kinase — protein MGVLLIGIAGGSASGKTTLARILKESFKDDVTILRLDYYYHDLDHFDVPEDEINFDHPNSFEIDLLIKHLNKLRNGEEIDRPVYSFKTNRRLDRTKVVKPSKILIVEGILSLYYLKLCEHYDLKIYVDTDCDIRLLRRITRDINERGRSLESVKKQYLSTVKPMHEQFVEPSKSRADIIIPHGGLNEIANDLLIEKIKGHLKVN, from the coding sequence ATGGGTGTATTACTTATTGGTATTGCAGGGGGGTCTGCGTCCGGGAAAACGACACTGGCAAGAATATTAAAGGAATCCTTTAAAGATGATGTGACAATTTTAAGGCTTGATTATTATTATCATGACCTGGATCACTTTGATGTCCCGGAAGATGAAATTAATTTTGATCACCCTAATTCATTTGAGATAGATTTATTGATTAAACACCTAAATAAGTTGAGAAACGGTGAAGAGATAGATAGGCCGGTATATAGTTTTAAAACAAACCGGAGGTTAGACAGGACAAAGGTTGTTAAACCATCAAAAATTTTAATTGTTGAAGGAATTCTCTCGTTATATTATTTAAAACTCTGTGAACATTATGATCTAAAGATTTATGTAGATACTGATTGTGATATTAGATTATTAAGAAGGATAACCAGGGATATCAATGAGAGAGGTAGAAGCCTGGAATCAGTGAAAAAGCAATATCTTTCAACAGTTAAACCGATGCATGAACAGTTTGTAGAACCTAGCAAATCAAGGGCAGATATAATTATTCCCCATGGCGGTTTAAATGAAATTGCCAATGACTTATTAATTGAAAAGATAAAGGGCCATTTAAAAGTAAATTAA
- a CDS encoding helix-hairpin-helix domain-containing protein produces the protein MKLDQEKYWIILVLIAVIAFWAGGRDFNFSTQEIPAVEVMGDNSINSKDFNIKDDEIIVHIGGEVNNPGVFSFSQGIRLIDAISVAGGETSKAALDQINLARIINDGEHIIIPSYLSSEAPADYSKLNTQIQSGGQVNINTAGIEELSSLAGIGRVRAEAIIEYRDNNNGFKNPEEIKNVAGIGVQTYNNIKDDIKI, from the coding sequence ATGAAATTAGATCAGGAGAAATACTGGATTATTTTAGTGCTAATAGCTGTGATAGCTTTCTGGGCAGGGGGCAGAGATTTTAATTTTTCTACTCAAGAAATACCTGCGGTAGAGGTAATGGGTGATAACAGTATTAATAGCAAAGATTTCAATATTAAAGACGACGAAATAATAGTCCATATTGGTGGCGAAGTAAATAATCCAGGGGTTTTTAGTTTTTCTCAGGGGATTAGGTTAATTGATGCAATTTCTGTAGCAGGCGGTGAGACATCTAAAGCTGCATTGGATCAAATAAATCTGGCAAGGATAATAAATGATGGCGAACATATTATAATTCCTTCCTATCTTTCGTCAGAAGCTCCGGCTGATTATTCTAAGCTTAATACACAGATTCAATCAGGCGGGCAGGTTAATATAAATACAGCAGGAATAGAAGAGCTCTCTTCTTTAGCAGGGATTGGTAGAGTAAGAGCAGAAGCTATTATAGAATATAGAGATAATAATAATGGTTTTAAAAATCCTGAAGAAATTAAGAATGTTGCCGGGATTGGAGTTCAGACATATAATAATATTAAAGATGATATTAAAATCTGA
- a CDS encoding ComEC/Rec2 family competence protein, whose product MLKYIHTHIIFIIFILFVIWQEIIILILANNTFNITFISYTLVFIIIFLKFNLYSNLSHNNLFISLAFIHALRLIYEFNFKGIDIIGLLRVDRLVSFQEKLLGVYEVYYSVERANLVGAIILGERSGISSLTVMLRDAGVGHLLALSGMHVGYAALLVYLLFKYLPINTYLKLTIEISILLGYILLAGASPSLMRAGFMWVVARILIVNNIKISIMNLLGVAGILILLIEPGMLYQAGFQISFLVVISIYFFINRFKKLPSPVAVSLAATIGSFPWLSWISLGFNLNGLISNLIMIPFFIPIYILNLMILVFHWAFPDIGLFLSKISDFLISIFINTGSYLAGLPFNYKLNLIGRLHHYQGYFFMPLPLIVLYITIFAVFNNSSRPNWLKSRSLLTLTWKAVVLISIINFIVLYL is encoded by the coding sequence ATGTTAAAATATATCCATACCCACATCATTTTTATTATCTTTATTTTATTTGTAATCTGGCAGGAGATTATAATCTTAATATTAGCAAATAATACTTTCAATATAACTTTTATATCATATACTCTGGTATTTATAATTATTTTTTTAAAATTTAATCTTTATAGTAATCTATCACATAATAATCTTTTTATAAGTCTGGCCTTCATTCATGCTTTGAGGTTGATATATGAGTTTAATTTTAAAGGGATCGATATTATAGGTTTATTAAGGGTTGATAGACTGGTTAGTTTTCAGGAAAAATTATTAGGTGTTTATGAGGTATATTATTCTGTCGAGAGGGCCAACTTAGTTGGGGCTATTATTTTAGGTGAGAGATCAGGAATAAGTTCTCTGACTGTTATGCTAAGGGATGCAGGGGTTGGTCATCTTTTGGCATTATCAGGCATGCATGTTGGATATGCAGCTTTATTAGTCTATTTGTTGTTTAAATATTTACCTATTAATACTTATTTAAAATTAACAATTGAAATCTCAATTTTACTGGGCTATATATTACTGGCAGGAGCATCACCATCTTTAATGAGAGCAGGGTTTATGTGGGTTGTTGCCAGAATATTAATAGTCAATAATATTAAAATATCAATTATGAATTTACTCGGGGTTGCCGGTATTTTAATCCTTTTAATTGAGCCAGGTATGCTCTACCAGGCCGGATTTCAGATATCATTTTTAGTAGTAATCAGCATCTATTTCTTTATAAATAGATTTAAAAAATTGCCATCACCGGTGGCTGTATCTTTAGCTGCCACCATAGGTTCATTTCCCTGGTTAAGCTGGATAAGTCTGGGGTTTAACTTAAATGGTCTGATTAGCAATTTGATTATGATACCGTTTTTTATTCCGATTTATATCTTAAATTTAATGATTTTAGTTTTCCACTGGGCATTTCCTGATATTGGCTTATTTTTATCTAAAATAAGTGATTTTTTAATTTCGATTTTTATCAATACAGGCAGCTATCTGGCTGGCCTGCCATTTAATTACAAACTAAATCTCATAGGAAGATTACATCATTATCAAGGCTATTTTTTTATGCCGCTGCCATTGATAGTCTTATATATCACAATTTTTGCAGTCTTTAATAATTCTAGCAGGCCTAACTGGTTGAA